A window of Plectropomus leopardus isolate mb unplaced genomic scaffold, YSFRI_Pleo_2.0 unplaced_scaffold18212, whole genome shotgun sequence genomic DNA:
ataaaaataaagctaaactAGAGCGTAAAATCCACATTTTAATCCGACACCTTGCTGAAAGGTAAACACAAAGTAAGAagtcagcattaaaaaaagaaagctatgTTTATGTTAGTGCGAAAAATAGAAACATGTATTAATAATGCTAACAAAAGGTTtaatattcatgaaaaaaacaaaaacgaattctattaaaaaatttttaaaaattattaaaacaaggTTAAACCTCTCCCAGATCTCATAAATCCTCCTGGTAGAAATGTGGTTTAGTATTGATATCTTCTTAGGTGTTAATTCAGACATTATACTGcatcttaaaacaaaacagttaccaCACCACAGTTGAGAGTAGCGTATGTCAGTAACTTACCCCTTCGCTGTGTTGTACCACAGATGCGATATTCTGCAGGTTGTGAAAGTTTGCCGTGTTCACAGAACCAAACTCAATGACTTCATCACCAACTCTGAGCCCCTTtggaaataacaaaaacagatacTGTATCCGCACgaacaataacagaaacattttaagcCATAAAACAATTCTGGTGGTTTACTTGAAACAACTACCAGATACAAAAGCATAGTTCACATAACTCACAGCTCCAGAGGCGGGTGAGCCCTGTGTCACAGCGTCCACCCGAGcaaagggaggaggaagagtgaCCTGTTGCTCCATCGCCTCCTCCTGGGCTCCCGCCTCGTCCGCTTCCCGCTTGGCTTTCTCGAGGGCGTGCAGCTTGTGCAGGGCCTCCTCTATCTCCTCCATGATGGCCTTGTGATCGTTCTGCAGGCCTGAAAAGACATGTTCAaagtattattttgaaaataaaaatagacattaaTTCTGGTCGTATATCCATCTTGACATAATATAACTTTAAGTTGGtatcacttttaaaaactcaCGTCAGTCCGAACTCAATTTAGTTGTGGAACTGGCATcttgtcaggtaattttctgacAGTATGTTTTGAAACTATACGAAATTATACGAAAAATCTaagcttgttttatttgaatgttaACACTACTGCATTTTGTGTCACATAATAAATACAGTGGGAAAATATCAAGTACTGATTCTGGTTTAAATAACATTCATTCACATTCACGTTCATCCCTGTACAGTTAGACTGAGTTCAtagagttttacattttaatcagttttcaactgtttttcttgtttaaaaacatttagttttactttagttt
This region includes:
- the psmd9 gene encoding 26S proteasome non-ATPase regulatory subunit 9 isoform X1 gives rise to the protein MKMTGENQNNAEMTEITMEDVQNLIKKKDEIEEQIKAYYDVLEDQGVGVEDPLVDAEGYPRADVNLYQIRTARHSISCLQNDHKAIMEEIEEALHKLHALEKAKREADEAGAQEEAMEQQVTLPPPFARVDAVTQGSPASGAGLRVGDEVIEFGSVNTANFHNLQNIASVVQHSEGVSY
- the psmd9 gene encoding 26S proteasome non-ATPase regulatory subunit 9 isoform X2 translates to MKMTGENQNNAEMTEITMEDVQNLIKKKDEIEEQIKAYYDVLEDGVGVEDPLVDAEGYPRADVNLYQIRTARHSISCLQNDHKAIMEEIEEALHKLHALEKAKREADEAGAQEEAMEQQVTLPPPFARVDAVTQGSPASGAGLRVGDEVIEFGSVNTANFHNLQNIASVVQHSEGVSY